The Pimelobacter simplex genomic sequence GGCGCTGTTGCGGAAGGTGCGGACCCAGGCGGAGGTGCCCTGCGGGTCGGCGTACCGCTCGGTCTGGCAGGGCAGCACCAGGCCGTTGCCGGCCGAGTTGTCGGTGGTGGTGCCCTGCTGCCAGCCGCGGCCCGGGAGCGCGTCCTGGACGACCTCGACGGGGAGCAGGGCGGTGTCGGGCAGCGTGGTGACGGCCGGGCCGGGTGGGCGCGGGGTCGAGGTCACCGACGGCAGGTCGGCCCGGTCGAGCGTGGGCCGGTCGCCGGTCGCGTCGTGGGCGACCGCGCCGCCGGCGACGAGGGCGACCACGGCCGCGGCGCCGCCGATGACGGTGTGCGCCCGGCGCCGGGCGGCCCCGGCGCGGCGGATGATCGTGACCCGCGGCCAGGTCACCGAGCGCACGGCGTCGCCGAGCGAGCTGAGCGAGAGCGGGATCGCGGAGGTCGGGATGGCCAGCGCGGTCGCGAACGCCGCGGCCCCCTGCTGGAGCTCGCGCTCGGCGGCCTCGAGCGGCAGCCCGATCTCGTGGGCCATCTCGGCCATGGAGACGGCGGCGAGCTGGGTGAGCAGCAGCGCCTTGCGCTGGTCGACGGGGAGCGCGGCGAGGGCGTCGAGGATCGCACGGTGCTCGGCGGCGATGTCCTTCTTGCGGTGCCAGGGGCGGGTGCTGCTGCGGCGCAGCGCCTTGCGCCAGGCGTCGGGGCGGACCGCCATCTCGGGGTCGTCGAGGCGCCCGGTCTTGCGCCAGTGGTGCCACGAGACGACGAACGCCTCGCGGACCGCGCTGCGTGCCGCGGCGAGGTCGCCGGTGAGCGCGAAGGTCTGGAGCAGCAGCCGGTCGCGGGAGTCGCGGTAGAAGGCGTCGAAGCCCGCGGTGAGATCCGCGCTGCTGACGTGCGCGGACCGGGGCTGCGGGCTGGTGGGGCTCTCAGGAACATCCGCGGTCATGGCCGCACCACCGTACGCCGCGACGGGGCCCGGTTCGAATCACGGGTCGGCTCGCGGCTGTGTCCTTGGTCGCTCCGGCGTGGCGGGCCGGAGCCGGGCCGCCCGCGCGTGAAGATGGTCGGACCATGACGTTGCAGGCTCAGTCGACCCCGCGCCGGACCGGGTCCGGTCGTACCACCGCCCGGTCGGACGCCGACCTGCGCCGTGAGCTCGCCACGACCCGTCCGCTGGTCCCGACGGCGACCATCGGCGGCGCGATCGCCGCGGGCGGGCCGCTCCTGGTCTGCCTGGCGCTGGCCGTGGTCGGCTGGTTCCTCACCGACGCCGGCGGCGAGGGGAGCCCGAGCGGCGCCCTGCGCGTCGGCGCCCACGGCTGGCTCGTCGCGCACGGCTCGACGGTGGCCGTCGAGGGCATCCGGATCACCGCGATCCCGCTCGGCCTGACCCTGGTCTGCGCCTGGGTGACCTGGCGGGTCGGGCACCGGGTGGGGGAGTCGGTCTCGGGCCACGGCCCGAACGCCGACCGGATCGCCGACGGCGCCCGGGACTGGACCGTCCCGCTCGCCGCCGCCCTCTTCACCGTCGGGTACGCCGTCGTCGGCGTGGTCACCGCCTCGGTCGCCGCGACCGCGGCGTCCACGCCCGAGCCGTCCCGGGTGGTGCTCTGGTCGGTGCTGCTGGGCCTGGCCGTGGGCGGACCGGCGATCGCGTCCGGCTCGGGGCGCGCGGCGATCTGGCTGCCCGCCGTACCGGCGATGGTGCGCGACGTCCTCCTCGTCGCCCGCCGGATCCTCGGCACCTGGGCGCTGGTCTGCCTGGTCGCGCTCGTGGCCGCCTTCGTGCTCGACTTCTCCACCGCCGCCAACGTGGTCTCCCAGCTCCACGCCGACGCCGGTGCCGTGGTGCTCATGGTGGTGCTGACCCTGCTCGTGCTGCCCAACGCGTTGCTGTTCTCCAGCGCCTACCTGCTCGGCCCCGGGTTCACCGTGGGTGCCGGGACCACGGTCTCGACGACGGCGGTCGTGCTCGGCCCGCTGCCGATGTTCCCGCTGCTCGCCGCGCTGCCCGACCAGGGCAGCCAGCCGTGGTGGACCGACTGGCTGATGCTCACCCCCGTCCTCGTCGCCGTCTACGTCGCCGGCCGGGTCCAGCGCGACCGGCCGGTGCTCGCCTGGGACCAGGCCGCCATCCGCGGCTGCGCGGGCGGCATCACCGCCGGCGTGCTGCTCGCCGCGCTGACCGCCTTCGCCGGCGGCGCCGTCGGCCCCGGCCGGATGCGCGACGTCGGCCCCTACACGTTCGACGTGCTGCTGCACTCGATGGCGTCCTTCGGGATCGGCGGCGTGGTCGGCGCGGTCGCGGTCTGCTGGTGGCAGCGCGACGCCGACTCGTGGGTCCGCACCCGGCTGGGTGCTGTCCGCGACCGGCTGCCGCGTCGGCGTTGAGGCCCCGGCGGCCGTAAACTCCGGCCGTGCCCGCTCGCCCTCGCCTCGTCGTCCTCGTGTCGGGTTCCGGCACCAACCTCCAGGCCCTCCTCGACGCCTGCACCGACCCGTCGTACGGCGCGCGGGTGGTCGCGGTCGGCGCGGACCGGGACGACATCGAGGGCCTGGCCCGCGCGGAGCGCGCCGGCGTACCGACCTTCGTCGCGCGCCTCGGTGACTTCTCCGCCCGCGAGAACTGGGACCGTGCCCTCGCCGACAAGGTGGCCGCCTTCGAGCCCGACCTGGTCGTGCTGGCCGGCTTCATGAAGCTCGTGGGCGAGACCTTCCTGGAGCGCTTCGGCGGCCGCACCGTCAACACCCACCCGGCGCTCTCGCCGTCGTTCCCCGGCATGCACGGGCCCCGCGACGCGCTCGAGTACGGCGTCAAGGTGACCGGCGCGACCCTGTTCGTCGTCGACGCGGGCGTCGACACCGGCGCGATCGTCGCGCAGGCCGTCGTCCCGGTCGAGGACGACGACACCGTCGAGACGCTGCACGAGCGGATCAAGGTCGCCGAGCGGGGCATGCTCGTCGAGTCGGTCGGCCGGATGGCCCGCGAGGGCTTCACCGTCGACGGCCGGCGGGTTCGGCTGGGAGGCTGAACCTCAGTACGATGAGGGCACACGACTGGCGCAGGTGGGCAACCACCAGGGAGTGACGAGTCGGCATCGATCGCCTGGGTGCCCTCATCGAGATCCACCGACCGATGAGGAGCCCCTCGATGTCCGCCACGCCCGACCAGATCAAGATCAAGCGCGCGCTGGTCTCCGTCTTCGACAAGACCGGTCTCGACGACCTGGTCCGCGGCCTCGCGGCCGCCGGCGTCGAGCTCGTCTCGACCGGCGGCTCGGCGGCCCTCATCGAGAGCCTCGGTCTGCCGGTCACCAAGGTGGAGGACCTCACCGGCTTCCCCGAGTGCCTCGACGGCCGGGTCAAGACGCTGCACCCGCGCGTGCACGCCGGCATCCTGGCCGACCGCCGCCTGCCCGAGCACGTCGCCCAGCTCGAGGAGCTCGAGGTCGCGCCGTTCGACCTGGTCGTGGTCAACCTGTACCCGTTCGCCGCGACCGTCGCCTCCGGTGCCGGCATCGACGACTGCATCGAGAAGATCGACATCGGCGGTCCCTCGATGGTCCGCGCCGCGGCCAAGAACCACCCGTCGGTCGCGATCGTCACCGACGGTGCCGACTACGCCGGCGCCCTCGCCGCGGCGCAGGGCGAGGGCTTCACCTACGCCGAGCGCAAGGCGCTGGCCGCCAAGGCGTTCGTGCACACCGCGACGTACGACGTCCAGGTCGCCTCGTGGATGGGCTCGGTCCTGACCGACTCCTCCGAGGGTTCCGGCTTCCCGGCCTGGATCGGCGGCACCTGGGACAAGCAGGCCGTGCTCCGCTACGGCGAGAACCCGCACCAGCCCGCCGCGCTCTACCGCTCCGGCTACGGCCCCGGCGGGCTCGCCGCCGCCGAGCAGCTGCACGGCAAGGAGATGTCCTACAACAACTACGTCGACACCGACGCGGCCCGCCGCGCGGCGTACGACCACGGGGACCTGCCGACCGTCGCCATCATCAAGCACGCCAACCCCTGCGGCATCGCCGTCGGCACCGACGTCGCCGAGGCCCACCGCCGCGCCCACGAGTGCGACCCGGTCTCCGCGTTCGGCGGCGTGATCGCCACCAACGTCCCCGTCTCGGTCGAGATGGCCCGCCAGGTCGCCGAGATCTTCACCGAGGTCATCGTCGCTCCCGGGTACGACGAGGGCGCGGTCGAGGTGCTCCAGGGCAAGAAGAACATCCGCATCCTCGTCGCCGAGCCGCTCACCGCCGGCGGCGTCGAGACCCGCCCGATCAGCGGCGGCCTGCTCATGCAGCACACCGACCAGTTCCAGGCCGCCGGCGACGACCCGGCCGCGTGGACGCTCGCCACCGGCGAGGCCGCCGACGAGCAGACCCTCGCCGACCTCGCCTTCGCCTGGCGCTCGGTGCGCGCGGCCAAGTCCAACGCCATCCTCCTGGCCAAGGACGGCGGCGCCGTCGGCATCGGCATGGGCCAGGTCAACCGGGTCGACTCCTGCCGGCTCGCCGTCGAGCGCGCCAACACGCTCGTCGAGGGCGTCGAGCGGGCCCGCGGCTCGGTCGCCGCGTCCGACGCGTTCTTCCCGTTCGCCGACGGGCCGCAGATCCTGCTCGACGCGGGGGTGACCGCGATCGTGCAGCCGGGTGGCTCGGTGCGCGACGAGGAGACCATCGCGGCGTGTGCCGCGGCCGGGGTGACCATGTACTTCACCGGCACCCGCCACTTCTTCCACTAGCCTGTCTGGGCCGAGCGCGTCGCTCGTTCCTCGCGCCGCGCTGCCGGCCTCGCGGTCGACGTACGCGCGGTGCGAGGTATCCCGAGCGGCCTACGGGCCGGCGCGTGGGAACGCCGATTCCTCCGCTCCGGTCGCTCGTTCCTCGCTCTCTCCGCTCCGTCGCTCGGCGTCCCCACGTCAGCCGGCTCAATTCGTTCGTCGCTCACGGCTCGTCGTCGGCTCACGACCGGCTCGCCCGGCCGTTGGCCTCCATCTGGAAGGATCACCCCGTGACTGCACAGAAGCTCGACGGCAACGCCACCGCGGCCGCCATCAAGGACGAGCTGCGCGTCCGCATCGACAAGCTGCGCGAGCAGGGGATCACCCCCGGCCTCGGGACCGTGCTGGTCGGTGACGACCCGGGCTCGCGCTGGTACGTCAACGGCAAGCACAAGGACTGCGCCGAGGTCGGGATCTCCTCGATCCGGGTGGACCTGCCCGAGGTGGCCACGCAGGACGAGATCGAGGAGGCCGTGGCCGGCCTCAACGCCGATCCCGCGTGCACCGGCTACATCGTCCAGCTGCCGCTGCCGCGGGGGCGCGACGAGAACCGGGTGCTCGGGCTGATCGACCCGGCCAAGGACGCCGACGGGCTGCACCCGACCAACCTCGGGTGGCTGGTGCTCGGCAACGAGGCGCCGCTGCCGTGCACGCCGTACGGGATCGTCGAGCTGCTGCGTCGCCACGAGGTGCCGATCGCGGGCGCCGAGGTCGTGGTCGTGGGCCGGGGCATCACCGTGGGGCGTCCGCTCGGGCTGCTGCTCACGCGCCGCTCCGAGAACGCCACCGTGACGCTGTGCCACACCGGTACCGTCGACCTGGCCGCCCACGTGCGCAAGGCCGACATCGTGGTCGCCGCGGCGGGCGTGCCGGGGATCATCACCGGTGCCATGGTCAAGCCGGGTGCGGCCGTCCTCGACGTCGGCGTGAGCCGGGTCGACGGCAAGATCGCCGGCGACGTGGCCGACGACGTCTGGGACGTCGCGGGGTGGGTCTCGCCCAACCCGGGTGGCGTCGGACCGATGACGCGCGCGATGCTGCTGGCCAACGTGGTCGCGATGGCCGAGAAGCAGGCCGCGCGCGAGGGCGGGAAGGCAGCGCACTGAACGACGAGTCCCCGGAGACGGCGCCGACCCCGGAGGTCGCGCCGGTCCGTCGCTACCCCTCGACGCTGGGCGGGGCGTGCTACATCGCCGTGCTGCTGGCCGTCGGCGCCGGCCTGGTCGTGGCCGGGGTGGGGGAGTGGCGGGTCGGGCTGCGGATCGTCGCGGGCGGCCTCGGTGCGGCGGCGCTGCTGCGGCTGGTGCTGCCCGAGCGCGACGCCGGGATGCTCGCCGTACGGCACCGGTTCCTGGACGTCGGCATCCTCGTCGGCGTCGGGATCGCCCTGGTGCTGCTCACCGGCAGCATCCCCGAGCAGCCCGTCTAGCAGGTCCGTCCCGGACGGGCCCGGACGCGACGAAGCCCCGGTCGATCAGGCGGATCGGCCGGGGCTTCGTACGTCAGTGCGCGGTCGCGCTCGGGCTCAGATGAGGCCGAGCTCGGTGACCGCCTGCTTCTCGTCGGCCAGCTCGGCGACGGAGGCATCGATCTTGCCGCGGGAGAAGTCGTCGATCTCCAGGCCCTGGACGATGCTCCAGTCGCCGTTGGCGGTGGTGACCGGGAACGAGGAGACCAGGCCCTCGGGGACGCCGTAGGAGCCGTCGGAGACGACCGCCATCGAGACCCAGTCGCCGGCCGGGGTGCCGTGGAGCCAGTCGCGGGCGGCGTCGCAGGTCGCGGACGCGGCCGAGGCGGCCGAGGAGGCGCCCCGCGCGTCGATGATCGCGGCGCCGCGCTTGGCGACGGTCGGGATGAAGGTGTCGGCGATCCACGCCTGGTCGTTGACGACCTCGGCGGCGTTCTTGCCGGCGATCTCGGCGTGGAAGATGTCGGGGTACTGGGTGGCCGAGTGGTTGCCCCAGATCGTCATCTGCTTGATGTCGGTGACGGCGGCGCCGGTCTTGGCGGCCAGCTGGGAGATCGCCCGGTTGTGGTCGAGGCGGGTCAGCGCCGAGAACCGCTCCTGGGGGATGTCGGGGGCGTTGGTCGCGGCGATGAGCGCGTTGGTGTTGGCCGGGTTGCCGGTCACGCCCACGCGGACGTCGTCGGCGGCGACCTTGTTGAGGGCCTTGCCCTGGGCGGTGAAGATCGCGCCGTTGGCGGAGAGGAGGTCGCCGCGCTCCATGCCGGGACCGCGCGGGCGCGCGCCGACGAGCAGGGCGAGGTTGACGCCGTCGAAGATCTTCTCGGGGTCCGAGCCGATCTCGACACCGGCGAGGTTCGGGAACGCGCAGTCGTCGAGCTCCATCACGACGCCCTCGAGGGCCTTGAGCGCGGGCTCGATCTCGAGCAGCCGCAGCTCGACGGGACGGTCGCCGGCGATCGCGCCGGAGGCGATGCGGAAGAGCAGGCTGTAGCCGATCTGGCCGGCCGCGCCGGTCACGGCCACCTTGAGCGGGGTGGTGCTCACTGGGTCTCCTCAAGAGGTTGCGATGGGACTGCCAGCGACGCTAGCAGCGCCCGGCCCGGCGCGGGGAGCCGGGCACGGGTGCGAGACGATGGGCGTCATGCGGATCCTTCTCGCCGCCGCGACCGCGGGTGCGGTGCTCGCGCTGGCCGGCTGCGGCTCGGCCGCGGCACCCAGCCCGCCCACCGGGGTCGACGGTCTGGTCGTCCCGACCCCGTCGCCCGAGGCCCGCGATTTCGTGCGGATCGTCGACAACCCGTGGTTCCCGCTGCGGCCCGGCGCCCGCTGGCGCTACGACGACCGCTCGGCCGCCGAGGCCGCCCCCGGTCCCGAGATCGAGGGCATCACGACGACCACCCTGGTCCGTACCGCCCCCGACGGCACCACCACCCGCGACCACTTCGCCCAGGACCGGGCCGGCAACGTGTGGTGGTTCGGCCGCGACGGCGCGTGGCAGGCCGGTACCGCCGGCGCGGAGGCCGGGCTGATGATGCCGGCGCGGCCCCGGGTCGGCGACGGCTACCGGTCCGCGCCCGGTGAGGTGAGCACCGTCGAGGACCGCGACGAGGAGGTCACCGTCCCCCTCACGACGTACGACGACACGGTGGTGCTGGAGGTCGACGGCACCGCCGGCACGAGCCGGAGCGAGGTCTACGCCCGCGGCGTCGGGCTGGTCCAGGAGAACGCAACGGGGCTCGTCGCGTACGACGAGCCCCGTTGACCAGGCCGGCAGCGCGGCGGGAGGCGCCCCTCGGCAGCTTGCTGCCGCCTCAGGCGCCGGAGCCGCGCTCGGCCAGTGTTACTGCGGCGGGCGGACCTGGGTCTGCTCACCCGGCGGCGGCGCCCAACCGGACTGCGGGTCCGGGGTGGCCGGCGCGGCCGGAGCAGCGGGCTGCTGCTGGGCCGGGATCCACTGCTGGGCGGCGGGGTCCCACTGCCAGCCGTCCTGGATGATCGGCTGCTGCTGGGCCGCCTGCGGCTGACCGGCGTGCTGCCCGGCCTGGCCGAACTGACCCGGCTGCGCGGCGTGGCCGGAGCCGCCCGGCTGCTGGTTCCACTGCTGCTCGAAGGCGTTGGGCGCACCGAAGCCGGGCACCGCGACCGCGCCGCCGGCTCCGCCACCGAAGCCCGAGCCGGGCACCGGGTCCGCGCCGCGGCCGAAGAGGATCGGGTAGAGGACGCCGGCCAGCGCGCCGCCGATGAGCGGGGCGACGATGAACAGCCACAGGTCGGCGATCGCGTCGCCGCCGGAGAAGAAGGCCACGCCGATGGAGCGGGCCGGGTTGACCGACGTGCCGGTCAGCGGGATGGCGACGAAGTGGATCGCGGCGAGCGCCAGGCCGATGGCCAGGGGCGCGAAGGCGACGGTGTCGTTGCGCTCGTCGGTGACCGAGAGGATCACGGTCAAGAAGATGAACGTCAGCACGATCTCGACGATCAGGGCGCCGCCGAGGGCGAAGCCGAAGTCGCCGAAGCCGTTGCTGCCGAGCGGGTCGCCGAACTCCCAGCCGCTGTCGCCGGCCAGGAGGGTGACGGCGAGGACGAGGCCGCCGATGAGGCCGCCGACGATCTGGGCCGCGGAGTACAGGCCCGTCTCGCGCCACGAGATGCGCCCGGCGATGGCAGCGCCCACCGAGACGGCGGGGTTGAAGTGGCCGCCCGAGATACGCCCGAAGGAGTAGGCCATGATCACGATCGCGATGCCGAAGGCGAGTCCGGTCGCGGCGATGTCGGCGCCCGTGGTGACGGCGGCGCCGCAACCCACGAAGACGAGGACGAACGT encodes the following:
- the purN gene encoding phosphoribosylglycinamide formyltransferase — its product is MPARPRLVVLVSGSGTNLQALLDACTDPSYGARVVAVGADRDDIEGLARAERAGVPTFVARLGDFSARENWDRALADKVAAFEPDLVVLAGFMKLVGETFLERFGGRTVNTHPALSPSFPGMHGPRDALEYGVKVTGATLFVVDAGVDTGAIVAQAVVPVEDDDTVETLHERIKVAERGMLVESVGRMAREGFTVDGRRVRLGG
- a CDS encoding aquaporin translates to MTQEAAADAATTTPPTLTQKLLAELVGTFVLVFVGCGAAVTTGADIAATGLAFGIAIVIMAYSFGRISGGHFNPAVSVGAAIAGRISWRETGLYSAAQIVGGLIGGLVLAVTLLAGDSGWEFGDPLGSNGFGDFGFALGGALIVEIVLTFIFLTVILSVTDERNDTVAFAPLAIGLALAAIHFVAIPLTGTSVNPARSIGVAFFSGGDAIADLWLFIVAPLIGGALAGVLYPILFGRGADPVPGSGFGGGAGGAVAVPGFGAPNAFEQQWNQQPGGSGHAAQPGQFGQAGQHAGQPQAAQQQPIIQDGWQWDPAAQQWIPAQQQPAAPAAPATPDPQSGWAPPPGEQTQVRPPQ
- a CDS encoding bifunctional methylenetetrahydrofolate dehydrogenase/methenyltetrahydrofolate cyclohydrolase, producing the protein MTAQKLDGNATAAAIKDELRVRIDKLREQGITPGLGTVLVGDDPGSRWYVNGKHKDCAEVGISSIRVDLPEVATQDEIEEAVAGLNADPACTGYIVQLPLPRGRDENRVLGLIDPAKDADGLHPTNLGWLVLGNEAPLPCTPYGIVELLRRHEVPIAGAEVVVVGRGITVGRPLGLLLTRRSENATVTLCHTGTVDLAAHVRKADIVVAAAGVPGIITGAMVKPGAAVLDVGVSRVDGKIAGDVADDVWDVAGWVSPNPGGVGPMTRAMLLANVVAMAEKQAAREGGKAAH
- a CDS encoding cell division protein PerM: MTLQAQSTPRRTGSGRTTARSDADLRRELATTRPLVPTATIGGAIAAGGPLLVCLALAVVGWFLTDAGGEGSPSGALRVGAHGWLVAHGSTVAVEGIRITAIPLGLTLVCAWVTWRVGHRVGESVSGHGPNADRIADGARDWTVPLAAALFTVGYAVVGVVTASVAATAASTPEPSRVVLWSVLLGLAVGGPAIASGSGRAAIWLPAVPAMVRDVLLVARRILGTWALVCLVALVAAFVLDFSTAANVVSQLHADAGAVVLMVVLTLLVLPNALLFSSAYLLGPGFTVGAGTTVSTTAVVLGPLPMFPLLAALPDQGSQPWWTDWLMLTPVLVAVYVAGRVQRDRPVLAWDQAAIRGCAGGITAGVLLAALTAFAGGAVGPGRMRDVGPYTFDVLLHSMASFGIGGVVGAVAVCWWQRDADSWVRTRLGAVRDRLPRRR
- a CDS encoding malate dehydrogenase, producing MSTTPLKVAVTGAAGQIGYSLLFRIASGAIAGDRPVELRLLEIEPALKALEGVVMELDDCAFPNLAGVEIGSDPEKIFDGVNLALLVGARPRGPGMERGDLLSANGAIFTAQGKALNKVAADDVRVGVTGNPANTNALIAATNAPDIPQERFSALTRLDHNRAISQLAAKTGAAVTDIKQMTIWGNHSATQYPDIFHAEIAGKNAAEVVNDQAWIADTFIPTVAKRGAAIIDARGASSAASAASATCDAARDWLHGTPAGDWVSMAVVSDGSYGVPEGLVSSFPVTTANGDWSIVQGLEIDDFSRGKIDASVAELADEKQAVTELGLI
- the purH gene encoding bifunctional phosphoribosylaminoimidazolecarboxamide formyltransferase/IMP cyclohydrolase, whose amino-acid sequence is MSATPDQIKIKRALVSVFDKTGLDDLVRGLAAAGVELVSTGGSAALIESLGLPVTKVEDLTGFPECLDGRVKTLHPRVHAGILADRRLPEHVAQLEELEVAPFDLVVVNLYPFAATVASGAGIDDCIEKIDIGGPSMVRAAAKNHPSVAIVTDGADYAGALAAAQGEGFTYAERKALAAKAFVHTATYDVQVASWMGSVLTDSSEGSGFPAWIGGTWDKQAVLRYGENPHQPAALYRSGYGPGGLAAAEQLHGKEMSYNNYVDTDAARRAAYDHGDLPTVAIIKHANPCGIAVGTDVAEAHRRAHECDPVSAFGGVIATNVPVSVEMARQVAEIFTEVIVAPGYDEGAVEVLQGKKNIRILVAEPLTAGGVETRPISGGLLMQHTDQFQAAGDDPAAWTLATGEAADEQTLADLAFAWRSVRAAKSNAILLAKDGGAVGIGMGQVNRVDSCRLAVERANTLVEGVERARGSVAASDAFFPFADGPQILLDAGVTAIVQPGGSVRDEETIAACAAAGVTMYFTGTRHFFH
- a CDS encoding DUF3017 domain-containing protein, producing the protein MLLAVGAGLVVAGVGEWRVGLRIVAGGLGAAALLRLVLPERDAGMLAVRHRFLDVGILVGVGIALVLLTGSIPEQPV